In Haematobia irritans isolate KBUSLIRL chromosome 1, ASM5000362v1, whole genome shotgun sequence, a genomic segment contains:
- the LOC142222289 gene encoding synaptosomal-associated protein 25-like produces MDNEPRSELQDLQMKATQVADESVESTRRMLAYMEESKEAGIRTLVALDDQGEQLDRIEDGMDRINADMKEAEKNLSGMEKCCGICVLPWKKVSVKDDGDNAWKKNDDGKIVNNQPQRVIDERERGGMGQPPQSGYIARITNDAREDEMDENLGQVNSMLGNLRNMALDMGSELENQNIQIDRINAKGDANNARMSGVNQRANNLLKS; encoded by the coding sequence ATGGATAACGAACCACGTAGTGAACTTCAGGATTTGCAAATGAAGGCTACACAAGTGGCGGATGAATCGGTCGAAAGTACCCGCCGTATGTTGGCTTATATGGAAGAGAGCAAAGAGGCTGGTATTAGGACATTGGTGGCCCTTGATGACCAGGGTGAACAATTGGATCGTATTGAGGATGGCATGGACCGTATTAATGCCGACATGAAAGAGGCTGAAAAGAATCTCAGTGGTATGGAAAAATGTTGCGGCATTTGTGTGCTGCCATGGAAAAAAGTTTCCGTTAAGGATGATGGTGATAATGCATGGAAAAAGAATGACGAtggcaaaattgtcaataaccAACCACAGCGTGTCATTGATGAGCGGGAAAGAGGAGGCATGGGCCAACCACCTCAGTCAGGCTATATAGCACGTATCACAAATGATGCTCGCGAAGATGAGATGGATGAAAATCTTGGTCAAGTCAATTCAATGTTGGGCAATTTACGTAATATGGCGTTGGATATGGGCTCGGAGTTGGAGAATCAAAATATCCAAATCGATCGCATCAATGCGAAGGGTGATGCGAATAATGCGCGCATGTCAGGGGTCAATCAAAGAGCCAATAATTTACTCAAGAGTTAA